The proteins below are encoded in one region of Xenopus laevis strain J_2021 chromosome 8L, Xenopus_laevis_v10.1, whole genome shotgun sequence:
- the LOC121397279 gene encoding collagen alpha-2(I) chain-like, translating into MSSLDRVVSEFRDAAQQRGSEWLQEQLRDLLHGVAGQTERKRSLRRTRPPQRLSPGSPRRSSVGVGRHGELEGSGASGPGGRGRQQRSVQVAEVEGESDSDGQVSGDGLATPGGPGAVGGHAVSADRAGGGLVESAPPPGFPGAAGVVGGHVSPQVEALQRGHRSLRIRGVRGASSPSPPPPARDAAGGNGQAAPARHGSGPGVLVHGGFGAPEAPPPRVHIVAIAGPTRLGPAGLRGGLGAAVHGGMWTPPSPPWLHNGEVRAVAFGLGPAVRVGVSGGAAHQDVGGTQLLRLHRSRSPAGPGGGDGPAPGHGGVRRVRDPPLPPGTVVAGALGRGARGSSRRHGQPSGVPRVVLVGVVAAAYGPGLRCVAGDLT; encoded by the coding sequence ATGTCGAGTCTGGACCGCGTGGTGTCGGAGTTCCGGGATGCAGCGCAGCAGCGGGGATCCGAGTGGCTCCAGGAACAGCTCCGGGATCTTCTTCACGGCGTCGCTGGACAGACGGAGAGGAAGCGATCATTGAGGAGGACTCGTCCACCGCAGAGGCTCAGCCCAGGATCGCCGCGGAGGTCTTCAGTCGGGGTCGGTCGTCACGGTGAGCTGGAAGGGAGTGGCGCTTCGGGTCCAGGCGGCAGAGGGCGGCAGCAGAGGTCGGTCCAGGTCGCAGAGGTGGAGGGCGAGTCCGATTCGGACGGCCAGGTAAGCGGAGACGGGCTGGCTACGCCGGGGGGCCCAGGAGCGGTTGGGGGTCACGCGGTCAGCGCAGATCGGGCGGGAGGGGGCCTTGTGGAGTCCGCCCCTCCCCCCGGGTTCCCTGGGGCCGCAGGGGTGGTCGGCGGGCATGTCTCGCCTCAGGTGGAGGCCTTGCAGCGGGGGCATCGGAGCCTGCGTATAAGGGGAGTGAGGGGGGCCAGCAGCCCCTCCCCTCCTCCACCGGCACGGGATGCAGCGGGCGGGAACGGACAGGCCGCGCCGGCCCGCCACGGGTCGGGCCCAGGAGTTCTAGTCCACGGGGGGTTCGGGGCGCCGGAGGCCCCGCCCCCCAGGGTGCATATAGTGGCGATAGCAGGCCCTACTCGCCTGGGACCGGCGGGTCTCAGGGGGGGCCTTGGAGCAGCAGTCCACGGGGGGATGTGGACCCCACCCTCCCCCCCCTGGTTACACAACGGCGAGGTAAGGGCCGTGGCTTTCGGCCTGGGGCCAGCGGTTCGCGTGGGGGTCTCGGGGGGGGCAGCCCACCAGGACGTCGGGGGGACCCAGCTACTGCGCCTTCACCGGTCCCGCAGTCCGGCGGGGCCAGGGGGCGGCGACGGACCGGCACCGGGCCACGGGGGGGTAAGGAGAGTGCGGGATCCGCCCCTCCCCCCGGGTACAGTCGTGGCGGGAGCCCTGGGACGGGGGGCAAGGGGAAGCAGCCGGCGGCACGGGCAACCCAGCGGGGTGCCCAGGGTTGTACTGGTCGGAGTAGTCGCGGCGGCGTACGGTCCGGGTCTCCGTTGCGTGGCCGGGGACTTGACGTAG